The following proteins are co-located in the Anoplopoma fimbria isolate UVic2021 breed Golden Eagle Sablefish chromosome 18, Afim_UVic_2022, whole genome shotgun sequence genome:
- the si:dkey-71h2.2 gene encoding low density lipoprotein receptor adapter protein 1, whose protein sequence is MDALKSAGRAIIKSPGVPRHTWGTSKHEKLPENWTDTKETLLEGMVFNVKYLGMTLVGQPKGEEMASAAIRRIVSTARASAKKFRKVTLTVSPKGIIMTDTETTDLIENVSIYRISYCTADKTQDKVFAYVSQSQFNETLECHAFLCQKKKIAQAVTLTVAQAFKVALDLWEIAQEDKNKKARTCCSCAASKGQTETTDTQCVPADPEARKPVGLEEKIRRPFFSASLSSPSPRSNPTRRRPIKHDSWDVEDGLDDAFSSNMEVEEMDTDWPSPAPNPSLTMQL, encoded by the exons AGCTGCCAGAGAACTGGACGGACACCAAGGAGACTCTGCTGGAGGGGATGGTGTTCAATGTGAAGTACCTGGGTATGACTCTGGTGGGCCAACCCAAAGGAGAGGAGATGGCCTCGGCTGCCATTCGCAGAATTGTTTCCACC GCAAGGGCCAGCGCTAAGAAGTTTCGTAAAGTAACATTGACGGTCTCACCGAAGGGCATCATcatgacagacacagagactaCAGACCTCATAGAGAACGTCTCCATATACag AATCTCGTACTGCACAGCAGATAAAACTCAGGACAAGGTCTTCGCATACGTCTCTCAGAGTCAGTTTAATGAGACCCTGGAGTGCCATGCGTTTCTCTGCCAAAAGAAGAAGATT GCTCAGGCTGTGACATTAACGGTAGCCCAGGCCTTTAAAGTCGCCCTCGATCTGTGGGAGATTGCTCAGGAAG acaaaaacaaaaaagccagGACCTGCTGTTCTTGTGCAGCGAGCAAAGGGCAGACAGAGACAACAGACACTCAGTGTGTTCCTGCAG ATCCAGAGGCACGCAAGCCTGTTGGGTTGGAGGAAAAGATCAGGAGGCCGTTCTTCTCTGCTTCACTCAGCTCACCCTCGCCTCGCAGTAACCCCACTCGAAGGCGACCAATCAAACACGACTCTTGG GACGTGGAGGATGGCCTCGATGATGCGTTCTCAAG CAACATGGAAGTAGAGGAGATGGACACCG ACTGGCCGAGTCCTGCTCCGAACCCGTCTCTGACGATGCAGCTCTGA